The genomic window AAGGCGGGGCGGCAGTGGCGGTTCTACCGCCGCGACCTGCGCAAGTTCCTGGAGTACGACGACCCCACCGCCGCCGGCATTGACCTCGATGCGGTGCGCGATGCCATCGGGGTTCTGGAGGAGCGCATCGCCCGGGCGCGCGCGGCGCGGGAGTAGGGACGCAGCCATCCAGGGGCGGGTAAACATGCTGCGCCCACCTGGACGGTGTCGGACATGCAATCAGACGGAGCACAGCCGCCCCCGGCTGTGTCCCGGCGAAAGTTCAGGGTTCACACAAAGGAGAGGACAGATGACCCTGCAAGAAGCGGCTGGCGAGGCATGGAAGGCGGAGGAAACGGCCCTGGTCGAGTTGAGCAACAAGATCGTTGCGGCTGCGGTGGCGGATAACGCAAGCGACATTCACATTGACCCTGCGCCCAAGGAGAGCAAGGTGCGCCTGCGCATTGACGGCGTCATGCACGATGCGCTGACTCTGCCGAAGAATGTGCACGACCCGCTGGTGACGCGATTCAAGACCATGGCCGACCTGGACACTGCTAATCACCGGGCGATTCAGACCGGGCGCATTTTCGTCAGCGTAGAAGGACAGGAACACCATCTGCGCGAGTGCGTATTGCCTACTGTCTATGGCGAGAAGCTGACCCTTCGCACCATGCCGGACGTACTGCCCACCTTGGACCGGATCGGCTACCGCGAGTCCGACCGCGAGCGCCTGGATCGCTGCCTGCACCAGCCGTGCGGACTGCTGGTCTTCTCTGGTCCCACCGGCTGCGGCAAGACGACGATCATGCACTCGGCGCTGAACCGTGTCATCAGTCCCGAACGGGTGCTGATGTCGGTCGAGGACCCCGTGGAGATACTATTACCGGGCGTGATACAGATCGGCGTGAATCGCAAGCTGGGGATTTCGCACGCGGATGTCCTGTGCGGAGTCCTACGCTCCGACCCCGATATCATCATGGTCGGCGACGTGCCGGACGCCGAGACCCTGGAGCAGGTGCTACAGGCGGCCATCACCGGCCACCTGGTGATGACGACCGTTCACGCGAACGACGCGGCGCTGGCCATCCAGCGCCTGCTGCAGATCGGAGCGGACCCGTTCCTGTTGGCGCAGGGCCTGCTGATGGTGTCGTCACAGCGCCTGGCGCGCCGCGTCCACGCCGACTGCAAGCAGCCGGTCGAGTACCCTGCCGAAGTGGTCGCCGAGTGGCGGCGGCGGGCGGAGGCGGGCGGTCTCCCCTGGCCCGACGAGCCGCCGACCTTCTACAAGGGTGCGGGCTGCGACAAGTGCATGCATACCGGCTACTACGGGCGCATGGGCGTTTTCGAGATCATGGTTATGGACCCTGAGCTAATGAACCTGGTCGCAACCGGCGCCGACGCTTCCCGGCTTCGCGAGGCTGCAATTCGCGGCGGCACAACCACCATGTTCGCCGACGGCATGGCGAAGGTCATCGCGGGAGAAACGACCGCGGAGGAGGTCGTGCGGGTGTTGGGAGGAGCCGGATAGATCCGCAGACGCCGCCGACTCGCGCGCTGCTTGGCGCGCCTTGGGGATTCCGGTTCGGCTCGTAGTGATGGCGGTTCAGCGCTTGGGCGGCGGCGGCAGGCGTCGGAGCGCCCCGGCGTCGAATCAAGCCCGCATGGTCACCGTTATCATCCCGCTGGTCATCGTCATCGCGCTGGGGTTCATCCTGGAGTTGCGCCGCAGCCTGGACGAGCGCACGCTGTCAGGCGTCTCCATCTACCTCCTGCTGCCGAGCCTGATCTTCACCTCCCTGCTGACGACGCGGATGACGCTGGGCGGGGTCCTGCCGCTCATCGCGGTCGCGCTGCTCACCTTGGGCGCGCTGTGGGTGCTGGGCAAGGCGGTCGCGCGGCTGCGCCGCTACCCGCGCGACGAGGAGAGCCTGTTCCTGCTGACCGCGATCTTCATGAATGCCGGCAACATGGGGATGCCGGTGGCGCTGTACGCCTTCGGCGGCGCGGGCCTCGACCTCGCGGTGATCTGGGTGCTGGTGCTGAACGTGTTGATGAACACGGTCGCCGTCTATTACGCCAGCCGGCATCGCACACCCGGGGCGCGCGCGCTGAGGACGGTGTTGGGTCTGCCCTCCATCTACGCGGCGGCGGCCGCGCTGGTGATGCGCGCGCTGGGGCTGGCTCTTCCCCGCTTCCTGCTGGCGCCGTTGGAAA from Armatimonadota bacterium includes these protein-coding regions:
- a CDS encoding AEC family transporter; this translates as MVTVIIPLVIVIALGFILELRRSLDERTLSGVSIYLLLPSLIFTSLLTTRMTLGGVLPLIAVALLTLGALWVLGKAVARLRRYPRDEESLFLLTAIFMNAGNMGMPVALYAFGGAGLDLAVIWVLVLNVLMNTVAVYYASRHRTPGARALRTVLGLPSIYAAAAALVMRALGLALPRFLLAPLEMLGRAIIPIAQLMLGAQLAKSRHELRGQLAGAVLPNVMRLVVSPAVAFGFVILLGVHGLSAQVAILLAAMPTAANVVVYTTEFGLQPRRAAGVVAISTVASFVTLSVILLLVG
- a CDS encoding helix-turn-helix domain-containing protein yields the protein MTGNAPQADPGPPTEERDDDVLDMDEAVAFLKTTKPTLYRWINQGKVQGFKAGRQWRFYRRDLRKFLEYDDPTAAGIDLDAVRDAIGVLEERIARARAARE
- a CDS encoding GspE/PulE family protein, producing MTLQEAAGEAWKAEETALVELSNKIVAAAVADNASDIHIDPAPKESKVRLRIDGVMHDALTLPKNVHDPLVTRFKTMADLDTANHRAIQTGRIFVSVEGQEHHLRECVLPTVYGEKLTLRTMPDVLPTLDRIGYRESDRERLDRCLHQPCGLLVFSGPTGCGKTTIMHSALNRVISPERVLMSVEDPVEILLPGVIQIGVNRKLGISHADVLCGVLRSDPDIIMVGDVPDAETLEQVLQAAITGHLVMTTVHANDAALAIQRLLQIGADPFLLAQGLLMVSSQRLARRVHADCKQPVEYPAEVVAEWRRRAEAGGLPWPDEPPTFYKGAGCDKCMHTGYYGRMGVFEIMVMDPELMNLVATGADASRLREAAIRGGTTTMFADGMAKVIAGETTAEEVVRVLGGAG